A portion of the Clostridium gelidum genome contains these proteins:
- a CDS encoding fused FliR family export protein/FlhB family type III secretion system protein produces MIDVAYFLALFLVFLRMTSYFIAVEIFFPSGTPQIFKGVFSLILSFGIISGIDYTTINAINNGYTLVFYAISEIMTGLILGYITNLIFQAVKFAGAWMDIHAGFSMVSVLDPTSHTTSTLLGNLSYFISVAFFFIIDGHHVLIKMLIESTNIVPIGKTIVYQETLMGVMQTIFRCFTLGVKIAIPLVLIIVITDICLGLISRTVPTIPIMIFGMPIKNMLGLVTFIILLPLMLKLIGATIFNLPNIFREIVKLLPAVPLALIFASDDKTEEATPKKKSESRNKGQLARSKDVSVAITMVVCTMLISSLWGMLTNGFKDVIIYFFKFPMLESLNQGTLFNIVITVVLKIAALLLPFALPIMIGGIVASLLQTGFLFTGEPLKPSFGKLNPISGLKNMFSKRSLVDLGKNIIVITIVSTLAYKYILANYQNILGISNLYLPTLGNEVKNLVVGIFKQITIVLVIIAATDYFLQVRMHNKEMKMTKQEIKDEYKQSEGDPQLKGKIKQKQREMGMKRMMSSVADATVVITNPTHLAIVLKYEEGGNMDAPKVVAKGADYIAIKIKSVAKEHDVPVIENKSLARMMYDRVEIDEDIPQDLYQGVAEILAVVMKLKKK; encoded by the coding sequence GTGATAGACGTAGCCTACTTCCTTGCATTATTTTTGGTTTTTTTAAGAATGACTTCATATTTTATAGCTGTTGAAATATTTTTTCCATCTGGAACACCTCAAATTTTTAAAGGTGTATTTTCACTTATACTTTCATTTGGAATTATATCGGGTATAGATTATACTACAATAAATGCTATAAATAATGGTTATACTTTGGTGTTTTATGCAATAAGTGAAATAATGACTGGGTTAATACTAGGTTACATAACCAATTTAATTTTTCAAGCAGTAAAATTTGCAGGAGCATGGATGGATATTCATGCAGGGTTTTCAATGGTATCTGTACTTGATCCAACAAGTCATACTACATCAACTTTACTTGGAAACCTTTCTTATTTTATTTCAGTAGCATTTTTTTTCATAATAGATGGACATCATGTACTTATAAAAATGTTAATTGAAAGTACAAATATAGTACCTATTGGAAAAACCATAGTTTATCAAGAAACTTTAATGGGTGTTATGCAAACTATTTTTAGGTGCTTTACATTAGGGGTAAAAATAGCGATACCTTTAGTACTTATAATTGTTATAACAGATATATGTTTGGGATTGATTTCAAGAACAGTACCAACAATCCCAATTATGATTTTTGGTATGCCTATTAAAAATATGCTTGGTCTTGTAACATTTATTATATTATTACCGTTAATGCTTAAATTAATAGGTGCAACTATATTTAATTTGCCGAATATTTTCCGGGAAATAGTTAAGTTACTACCAGCAGTTCCATTAGCATTGATTTTTGCGAGTGATGACAAAACAGAAGAAGCAACTCCAAAGAAAAAATCAGAGTCTAGAAATAAAGGACAATTAGCTAGAAGTAAGGATGTTTCAGTAGCAATTACAATGGTGGTTTGCACAATGCTTATATCTTCTTTATGGGGAATGTTAACTAATGGATTTAAAGATGTAATCATTTATTTTTTTAAATTTCCTATGCTAGAAAGTTTAAATCAAGGAACACTTTTTAATATAGTGATTACTGTTGTATTAAAAATAGCAGCACTACTTTTACCTTTTGCATTACCTATAATGATTGGTGGAATTGTTGCAAGTTTACTTCAAACAGGTTTTTTATTTACAGGAGAACCTTTGAAACCTTCTTTTGGAAAGTTAAATCCAATATCAGGACTGAAAAATATGTTTTCTAAAAGAAGTTTAGTAGACTTAGGAAAGAACATAATAGTAATAACTATCGTGTCAACTTTAGCATATAAATATATATTAGCAAATTATCAGAATATATTGGGTATTTCAAACTTATATTTACCGACCTTAGGAAATGAGGTTAAAAATTTAGTCGTTGGCATTTTTAAGCAAATAACCATAGTTCTTGTTATTATTGCAGCTACTGATTATTTTCTTCAAGTTAGAATGCATAATAAAGAAATGAAGATGACAAAACAAGAAATTAAGGATGAATACAAACAATCAGAAGGAGACCCACAATTAAAAGGGAAAATTAAGCAAAAGCAAAGAGAAATGGGGATGAAGAGAATGATGTCATCTGTAGCAGATGCTACAGTTGTAATAACTAATCCTACTCACTTAGCTATTGTTTTAAAATATGAAGAAGGCGGAAATATGGATGCTCCAAAAGTTGTGGCTAAAGGAGCGGATTATATTGCAATTAAAATAAAGAGTGTAGCAAAGGAACATGATGTTCCTGTTATCGAAAATAAATCACTAGCAAGAATGATGTATGATAGGGTAGAAATAGATGAAGATATCCCACAAGATTTATATCAAGGTGTTGCAGAGATTTTAGCAGTGGTGATGAAACTTAAAAAGAAATAA
- the fliP gene encoding flagellar type III secretion system pore protein FliP (The bacterial flagellar biogenesis protein FliP forms a type III secretion system (T3SS)-type pore required for flagellar assembly.): protein MKNNKNRIILTLMMALGLMMFCSINAYAAPSSTQLPQLNLSLGDKSGTPQDYVSSIKILIFFTIISLLPSIVIMMTSFTRIIVVFSFLKSAMGVQQAVPNQILTGLAIFLTLFIMAPVYNQINTNGIQPYLENKITQEQAIEESSKPLKEFMLNQTRKKDLELFVEISGADKANLTKENVSFITLIPAFAISELKTAFQIGFLIYLPFLVIDMVISSILMAMGMFMLPPTMVSLPFKLIIFVMVDGWYLLTESLIKSFM from the coding sequence ATGAAAAATAATAAAAACAGAATAATATTGACCCTCATGATGGCTCTTGGACTTATGATGTTTTGTAGTATAAATGCATATGCAGCTCCGAGTAGTACACAACTGCCACAACTTAATTTATCACTTGGAGATAAAAGTGGTACACCACAAGATTATGTATCAAGTATTAAAATATTAATATTTTTTACTATTATATCATTGTTACCATCTATAGTAATAATGATGACATCTTTCACTAGAATTATAGTGGTTTTTTCATTTCTTAAAAGTGCAATGGGAGTACAACAGGCTGTTCCAAATCAGATTTTAACAGGTCTTGCTATATTCTTAACATTATTTATTATGGCGCCTGTTTATAATCAAATAAATACGAATGGAATTCAGCCATATTTAGAAAATAAAATAACTCAAGAACAAGCAATTGAAGAATCCTCAAAGCCGTTAAAAGAATTTATGTTAAATCAAACAAGAAAAAAGGATTTAGAATTATTTGTTGAAATTAGTGGAGCTGATAAAGCAAATTTAACAAAAGAAAATGTTTCGTTTATTACATTAATTCCTGCTTTTGCAATAAGTGAATTAAAAACGGCATTTCAAATTGGATTTTTAATATATTTACCATTTCTTGTAATAGATATGGTAATATCAAGTATTTTAATGGCAATGGGTATGTTTATGTTACCACCTACAATGGTATCTCTTCCATTTAAATTAATAATATTTGTAATGGTTGATGGATGGTATTTATTAACAGAGTCCTTAATAAAGAGTTTTATGTGA
- a CDS encoding flagellar hook capping FlgD N-terminal domain-containing protein, whose protein sequence is MGNSVNAFNDSTINVPTSGITENGTKIRRRTDSTMDKNAFLKILSAQLSHLDPSQNQDSTAYVTQMAQFTSMEQMQNLNTTMSNSAYQQMVGKTVITNETNDKNEYIQGYVTEVIKKSGGTYFKMQIDGKEKEISAENVIGTVQANDTDAISNSNAISNGKTAINSDFLAASALAGGQKSVVIGSTGTDNKITFVKGKVTGAYIDGVSAKVKIKVDVLDAENNTANKTYNYDDIIKAGDLTPDEMTATIKEVEAALAKTAADKAAADAAAKTTSSSTSTGA, encoded by the coding sequence ATGGGTAATTCAGTAAATGCATTTAATGATTCTACTATCAATGTTCCAACTTCGGGAATCACAGAAAATGGAACAAAAATTAGAAGACGAACTGATAGTACTATGGATAAAAATGCGTTTTTGAAGATTTTGTCAGCACAACTAAGTCATCTAGATCCATCACAAAATCAAGATTCAACTGCATATGTTACTCAAATGGCTCAATTTACATCAATGGAACAAATGCAAAATTTAAATACTACCATGTCAAATTCTGCTTATCAACAAATGGTTGGTAAAACAGTAATAACAAATGAAACAAATGATAAGAATGAATATATTCAAGGCTATGTAACTGAGGTAATAAAAAAATCCGGAGGAACTTATTTCAAAATGCAGATTGATGGAAAAGAAAAAGAAATTTCTGCTGAAAATGTAATAGGAACTGTACAAGCAAATGATACTGACGCAATTTCAAATAGTAACGCAATTTCAAATGGTAAAACGGCAATTAATTCAGATTTCTTAGCGGCTTCAGCTTTAGCGGGTGGCCAAAAAAGTGTTGTTATAGGAAGCACAGGTACAGATAATAAGATTACTTTTGTAAAAGGAAAAGTAACAGGTGCTTATATTGATGGTGTTAGTGCAAAAGTAAAAATAAAAGTCGATGTTTTAGATGCTGAAAATAACACAGCAAATAAGACCTATAACTATGACGATATAATAAAAGCTGGTGATTTGACACCTGATGAGATGACTGCAACAATAAAAGAAGTAGAAGCAGCATTAGCAAAAACAGCAGCAGATAAAGCAGCAGCAGATGCAGCGGCAAAAACAACATCATCTAGTACATCAACAGGCGCATAG
- a CDS encoding flagellar biosynthetic protein FliO, giving the protein MNFEFLGMLVKLILALGVTLGLMFLSFKLMGTKLNAINNNKYVKVIERVQVTKENTILIVKIGKKGFVMTSTAGQMEKLSELSEEEINVIEEDKKKVAKEMTESYTKLMLNSKEFFSKIVKNIRSKEEKHEK; this is encoded by the coding sequence ATGAATTTTGAATTTTTAGGAATGCTTGTTAAACTTATTTTAGCATTGGGAGTAACACTCGGATTAATGTTTTTAAGTTTTAAATTAATGGGTACAAAGCTGAATGCAATTAATAATAACAAGTATGTAAAAGTTATTGAAAGAGTACAAGTAACAAAAGAAAATACTATATTAATAGTTAAAATTGGGAAAAAGGGATTTGTAATGACTAGTACTGCAGGACAAATGGAAAAATTATCAGAACTATCGGAAGAGGAAATTAATGTTATTGAGGAAGATAAGAAAAAAGTAGCTAAAGAGATGACGGAAAGCTACACTAAATTAATGTTAAATTCAAAAGAATTCTTTTCTAAAATAGTAAAGAATATAAGATCGAAGGAAGAGAAACATGAAAAATAA
- a CDS encoding TIGR02530 family flagellar biosynthesis protein codes for MSYRIINGQAYSVGNIGQIGSSTKTKLNSTTNDKDKTSFKQVLDSIKSKDEGFTVSKHAALRLNEINFTEEDMKQIEKGFQIAKDKNSKNTVMLYKDVALIASVENKTLITAVDKERAKDNIFTNIDSVVIL; via the coding sequence ATGAGTTATAGAATTATTAACGGACAAGCATATTCAGTAGGGAATATTGGTCAAATTGGTAGTAGTACAAAAACTAAACTAAATAGCACAACTAATGATAAGGATAAAACAAGTTTTAAACAAGTTCTAGATAGTATAAAAAGTAAAGATGAAGGTTTTACTGTATCTAAACATGCAGCACTAAGACTGAATGAAATTAATTTTACAGAAGAAGACATGAAACAAATAGAAAAAGGATTTCAAATTGCAAAGGATAAAAATTCAAAGAATACAGTTATGTTATATAAAGACGTGGCACTAATTGCAAGTGTTGAAAACAAAACACTTATAACAGCTGTTGATAAAGAACGAGCAAAAGACAATATATTTACCAATATAGATAGTGTAGTAATTTTATAG
- a CDS encoding flagellar hook-basal body complex protein has product MALRSMYTGISGMKANQTKLDVVANNIANESTTAFKASRTAFSDMLYQNSGEATSPTSNKGGTNAKQVGLGASVSSINKMMGQGNKLATGRKLDVCVDGEGYLIVCNGPVNGKIDSTGNKVASGSPAMSSVSYTRDGNLTLDKDGNLLTTDGQRVMGYQITNGLITYSTTTPITPIIVTGAPADGAVAVANALVPLVIPASIGADKIKDFNIGSDGVITANLSGGSRVAIGQIAMASFTNPEGLTAIGGNMLSESTNSGSALVKSQLGATGTADNSKAFGSINSGTLEASNVDLTEQFTELITATRSFQASSKLISNGDEILQTITGLIR; this is encoded by the coding sequence ATGGCATTAAGATCTATGTATACAGGAATAAGTGGAATGAAAGCTAATCAAACTAAATTAGATGTTGTAGCTAACAATATAGCCAATGAAAGCACAACGGCATTCAAGGCTTCAAGGACGGCATTTAGTGATATGTTATATCAAAATTCCGGAGAAGCAACTTCACCTACGTCCAATAAAGGTGGTACAAATGCTAAACAAGTAGGTCTTGGAGCAAGCGTATCAAGTATAAATAAAATGATGGGACAAGGAAATAAGTTAGCAACAGGAAGAAAGCTTGATGTTTGTGTTGATGGTGAGGGATATTTAATTGTTTGTAATGGCCCTGTAAATGGAAAAATTGATTCAACTGGTAATAAAGTAGCTTCTGGAAGCCCAGCAATGTCATCAGTTTCATATACAAGAGATGGAAATTTAACTTTAGATAAGGACGGAAATTTATTAACAACTGATGGACAGAGAGTTATGGGGTATCAAATTACAAATGGACTCATAACATATAGTACTACAACACCAATAACACCTATTATAGTAACAGGAGCTCCAGCTGATGGAGCAGTTGCAGTTGCAAATGCATTAGTACCATTAGTAATACCAGCTTCGATAGGTGCTGACAAAATTAAAGATTTCAATATAGGATCAGATGGGGTTATTACGGCTAATCTTAGTGGCGGAAGTAGAGTTGCAATAGGTCAAATAGCTATGGCAAGTTTTACAAATCCAGAAGGATTAACAGCTATTGGAGGTAATATGCTGTCGGAATCAACAAATTCAGGATCTGCTCTAGTAAAGTCACAACTTGGAGCAACTGGAACTGCGGATAATAGTAAAGCCTTTGGAAGTATTAATTCAGGAACACTTGAAGCGTCAAATGTAGATTTAACAGAACAATTTACAGAGCTGATTACAGCAACTAGAAGTTTTCAAGCTTCATCTAAGCTTATATCAAATGGAGATGAAATTCTTCAAACAATTACTGGATTAATTAGATAG
- the flhA gene encoding flagellar biosynthesis protein FlhA codes for MEFGNRGLKIKDNLDVIVAVGVIVIVLMIIIPLPKQVIDVLLALNITISIVIILITMFTTSVLQLSVFPTLLLVTTLFRLALNISSTRLILSDADAGTIITAFGNFVIRGNYVVGIVIYLIIMVVQFMVITNGSGRISEVTARFTLDAMPGKQMSIDADLNSGMIDEAQAKKRRQDLQSESDFYGSMDGASKFVKGDAVASIITTVINIVAGIIIGVLQKNMTASVAAQTYVILTVGDGLVSQVPALLISTASGILVTRSGSSGNLGDTLSKQLTAFPVATGIASTLMLALGLIPGMPKFPFFLASAATGGLTYMLYKEAAVKEASEIISEEEEIIQSERKEPENVMNLISVESMEVEIGYGLIPLADEASGGDLLQRIASVRRQCAIEMGIVVQPIRIRDNLQLKTNEYIIKIRGTMVVSSELMPSMLLCMDPTGENSDMPGIKTIEPTFGLPAVWINKDQREEAEIKGLTVVDPTTVMVTHLTETIKSHSYELLGRQEVKLIVENAKEKYSAVVDELIPDLLSIGELQKVLQNLLREKVPIKDIVTIMESLADNCKNTRDLEILTEYVRFSLSRTICNQVVNEEKTISVVTLDPNIEETIANNTQKSVQGSFPTVDPDTTTKILTSIKNTVESVYFYNNQPIILVSPNIRPVFRKLIEMVFPHIMVISLNEVPNDVQINSEGVVRI; via the coding sequence TTGGAATTTGGAAATAGAGGGCTAAAGATAAAAGACAATTTGGACGTAATAGTAGCAGTAGGCGTTATAGTCATAGTGCTTATGATAATAATACCATTGCCCAAACAAGTCATTGATGTGCTTTTAGCCTTAAATATAACAATTTCTATAGTAATAATTTTGATTACAATGTTTACAACTAGTGTATTACAACTTTCAGTATTTCCTACCTTGCTTTTGGTTACAACACTGTTTAGATTAGCACTTAACATATCGTCAACAAGATTAATACTTTCAGATGCAGATGCGGGAACTATTATTACAGCCTTTGGTAATTTTGTAATACGTGGAAACTATGTGGTTGGTATAGTTATATATTTAATTATAATGGTAGTACAATTTATGGTTATCACAAATGGTTCTGGAAGAATTTCAGAAGTAACAGCTAGATTTACACTTGATGCTATGCCAGGTAAACAAATGAGCATTGATGCAGATTTAAATTCAGGAATGATTGATGAAGCTCAAGCTAAAAAAAGGCGCCAAGACCTTCAATCAGAATCAGATTTTTATGGATCTATGGATGGTGCATCTAAATTTGTTAAGGGTGACGCTGTAGCAAGTATTATTACTACAGTTATAAATATAGTAGCTGGTATTATAATTGGTGTACTTCAAAAAAATATGACTGCATCTGTAGCAGCTCAAACTTATGTTATATTAACGGTTGGTGATGGTCTTGTAAGCCAAGTTCCAGCACTACTTATATCAACAGCATCTGGTATTTTAGTTACACGTTCAGGAAGTTCGGGTAATTTAGGAGATACTTTATCTAAACAATTAACAGCGTTTCCTGTTGCTACGGGAATTGCAAGTACTTTAATGCTAGCTTTGGGACTTATACCTGGTATGCCTAAATTTCCTTTCTTTTTAGCTTCAGCAGCAACAGGAGGATTAACGTATATGCTTTATAAAGAAGCAGCAGTTAAAGAAGCAAGTGAAATTATATCTGAAGAAGAAGAAATAATTCAATCAGAACGTAAAGAACCAGAGAATGTTATGAATTTAATTTCCGTAGAATCAATGGAAGTTGAAATCGGATATGGTCTTATACCACTTGCTGATGAGGCATCAGGAGGAGATTTACTTCAAAGAATTGCATCTGTTAGAAGGCAGTGTGCTATAGAAATGGGAATTGTAGTTCAGCCTATAAGAATTAGAGATAATCTTCAACTTAAGACTAATGAATACATAATAAAGATTAGAGGAACAATGGTTGTTTCATCAGAGTTAATGCCAAGTATGCTACTTTGCATGGACCCAACTGGGGAAAATTCAGATATGCCAGGTATAAAGACAATCGAACCAACATTTGGTCTTCCAGCAGTTTGGATAAATAAGGATCAAAGAGAAGAAGCAGAAATTAAAGGATTAACAGTAGTTGATCCAACAACAGTCATGGTTACTCATTTAACCGAAACTATAAAAAGCCATTCTTATGAATTACTTGGAAGACAAGAAGTTAAACTTATTGTTGAGAATGCAAAAGAAAAATACAGTGCAGTTGTTGATGAACTTATACCAGACTTGTTATCTATTGGTGAACTTCAAAAGGTATTACAAAATTTACTTAGAGAAAAGGTTCCAATTAAAGATATTGTTACTATAATGGAATCTTTAGCTGATAATTGCAAAAACACTAGGGATTTAGAGATATTAACTGAATATGTTAGATTTTCATTATCTAGAACTATTTGTAACCAAGTAGTTAATGAAGAAAAGACAATATCAGTAGTGACTTTAGATCCTAATATAGAGGAAACAATAGCTAATAATACACAAAAATCTGTTCAAGGTTCTTTTCCAACAGTAGATCCAGATACAACTACAAAAATACTTACAAGTATAAAGAATACTGTGGAATCAGTTTATTTTTATAATAATCAACCAATTATATTGGTTTCTCCAAATATAAGACCTGTATTTAGAAAATTAATAGAAATGGTATTTCCTCATATTATGGTAATTTCTTTAAATGAAGTGCCAAATGATGTTCAAATTAATAGTGAAGGAGTCGTAAGAATATAG
- the fliJ gene encoding flagellar export protein FliJ, with product MAERFRFGLDKLLEIRKEKEEESKRLFTESQREKNKIEEKLEELNQNYNKYKGITPNEDIIYQKLKRYYIQGVQNGIKSNEKELVIKNQEVDKRRRDLTTKQMERKTVQTLKDKQYDAYVKEQDRVEQINLDELALYAYVRNQDN from the coding sequence TTGGCTGAAAGATTTAGGTTTGGTTTAGATAAGCTTCTTGAAATTAGAAAAGAAAAAGAAGAAGAAAGTAAAAGGTTATTTACCGAAAGTCAGAGAGAAAAAAATAAGATAGAAGAAAAATTAGAGGAACTTAATCAAAATTATAATAAATATAAGGGGATAACTCCTAATGAGGATATAATATATCAAAAATTAAAAAGATATTATATTCAAGGAGTTCAAAATGGAATAAAGTCAAATGAAAAAGAATTGGTTATAAAAAATCAAGAAGTTGATAAAAGAAGAAGAGATTTAACTACAAAACAAATGGAAAGAAAAACTGTTCAGACATTAAAGGATAAACAGTATGATGCATATGTAAAGGAACAAGATAGGGTAGAACAAATAAATCTTGATGAATTAGCTCTTTATGCGTATGTGAGAAATCAAGATAATTAA
- a CDS encoding flagellar hook-length control protein FliK, translating to MSTATKTSNDFTNNSMELSTKASRSKVSSKSTSELYKADNSKTTSKHETSKSEEFKDVLSSKTNSKDENIQKVDDTNKTTTETKDTTKIDELKGKLEELEDDSKSTSKDDVNDILTQLLNLLNKLGVKEEDLKLNGEINSETLKTMIDGISGDEASKSNSSSIMDKLVALLKNDSVKGNLDTDSLKSMEKLLNNLSANLADDNTEGTKDIKSGIKNLMSQISNILDNKQNQNGKVLTLEDMLNKNYSQDNKESSTENQSNKNATSEATKDNKEVSKEDKFLKSLINDDKDSTSNKINLFASRNQTVQNQGVDAVKELTINKATFADDLIKDVKFMSNNSLKELTVKINPGNLGEITIKLIQEDGVMKANLKANSKETTALLSQNLVDIKKQLGEQNIKIADVNIELYQDDTTFFNQQGFGSQLSEEQGRSNNSNSKNNATITEEDLIDNIETSNNNNIEFFA from the coding sequence ATGAGTACAGCTACAAAAACATCAAATGATTTTACAAATAATAGCATGGAACTTTCAACAAAAGCTTCAAGGTCAAAAGTATCTAGTAAGTCTACTTCAGAATTGTATAAGGCAGATAATAGTAAAACTACTTCAAAACATGAAACTTCTAAAAGTGAAGAATTTAAAGATGTATTAAGTTCAAAAACTAATTCTAAAGATGAAAATATTCAAAAAGTAGATGATACTAATAAAACTACAACTGAAACTAAAGATACTACTAAAATTGATGAATTAAAAGGAAAACTTGAAGAGCTAGAGGATGATAGTAAATCTACTTCTAAGGATGACGTTAATGATATCTTAACTCAATTACTAAATTTACTTAATAAATTAGGTGTTAAGGAAGAAGATTTAAAGTTAAATGGAGAAATTAATTCTGAAACTTTAAAAACTATGATTGATGGGATTAGTGGAGATGAAGCTTCTAAAAGTAATTCAAGTAGTATTATGGATAAGCTAGTGGCACTTTTGAAAAATGACTCAGTGAAGGGTAATTTAGATACTGATTCGCTAAAATCAATGGAAAAACTTTTAAATAATTTAAGTGCTAATCTTGCAGATGATAATACTGAAGGCACAAAAGATATTAAAAGTGGGATAAAGAACTTAATGTCACAAATATCTAATATCCTAGATAATAAGCAAAATCAAAATGGAAAAGTTTTAACGCTAGAAGATATGTTAAACAAAAACTATTCACAAGATAATAAAGAAAGTTCAACTGAAAATCAAAGTAATAAGAATGCTACGAGCGAAGCTACAAAAGATAATAAAGAAGTATCAAAAGAAGATAAGTTCCTAAAGTCACTAATTAATGATGATAAGGACAGCACTTCAAATAAAATAAATTTATTTGCATCAAGAAATCAAACTGTTCAAAATCAAGGCGTTGATGCGGTTAAAGAACTTACAATCAACAAAGCAACATTTGCAGATGATTTAATAAAAGATGTTAAATTTATGAGTAATAATTCACTTAAAGAATTAACAGTTAAGATTAATCCGGGAAACTTAGGAGAAATAACTATAAAACTAATTCAAGAGGATGGAGTTATGAAAGCTAATTTAAAAGCTAATTCAAAGGAAACAACTGCATTGCTTTCGCAAAATTTAGTTGATATTAAAAAGCAACTAGGTGAGCAAAATATTAAAATAGCAGATGTTAATATTGAACTTTATCAAGATGATACGACTTTCTTTAACCAACAAGGATTTGGAAGTCAACTTTCAGAAGAACAAGGGAGAAGTAATAATAGCAATAGTAAGAATAATGCAACAATTACTGAAGAAGATCTGATAGATAATATTGAAACGAGTAATAATAATAATATAGAATTTTTTGCATAG
- the fliQ gene encoding flagellar biosynthesis protein FliQ has protein sequence MTQTMLNAVVKDTIMTAAKVSAPILISVLVLGLIISIFQATTQIQEQTLTFVPKLIATAVVGIFLGSWMLQTIMAFTTRIFDLISKITT, from the coding sequence ATGACACAAACAATGCTTAATGCTGTAGTTAAAGATACAATAATGACAGCGGCAAAAGTATCAGCACCTATATTAATATCAGTTCTTGTATTAGGATTAATTATAAGTATATTTCAAGCCACTACTCAAATACAAGAACAAACATTAACTTTTGTACCTAAATTAATAGCAACAGCTGTTGTTGGAATATTTTTAGGTAGTTGGATGCTGCAAACAATTATGGCTTTTACAACTAGAATCTTTGATTTAATTTCAAAGATTACCACATAA
- a CDS encoding flagellar FlbD family protein — MIDVTGMNHEKFILNADHIEKIEEVPETIITLINGKKYIVLESVDEVRSAVIKYKNKIFTYKI, encoded by the coding sequence ATGATAGACGTAACAGGAATGAACCACGAAAAATTCATACTAAATGCTGATCATATTGAAAAAATAGAAGAGGTCCCTGAAACAATAATAACATTAATAAATGGGAAAAAATATATAGTCCTTGAAAGTGTAGATGAAGTAAGAAGTGCAGTTATAAAGTACAAGAATAAGATATTTACATACAAAATATAA
- a CDS encoding flagellar basal body-associated FliL family protein — protein MAFGKGKDKEQGEKTGKSGKGVMIILFILGLLVLGAATFGGVYLYMKTSKTIDAKEVVIENTYMDLKEFTVNLADEGGKRYFKGELSLGYDITKDKLKTELTANEVVVRDDIIFYFKSQKADYINNVENKEAMKKQLIEAINKDLTKGKITDIRFKSMIIQ, from the coding sequence ATGGCTTTTGGAAAAGGAAAAGACAAAGAACAAGGTGAAAAAACTGGTAAAAGCGGCAAAGGGGTTATGATAATTTTATTCATTTTAGGGTTGTTGGTTTTAGGAGCAGCAACTTTCGGGGGAGTATATTTATATATGAAAACTAGTAAAACAATAGATGCCAAAGAAGTCGTTATAGAAAACACATATATGGACTTAAAAGAATTTACAGTTAATTTAGCTGATGAAGGTGGAAAAAGATATTTTAAAGGGGAATTATCGTTAGGTTATGATATAACAAAAGATAAATTAAAGACAGAATTAACTGCTAATGAAGTAGTTGTAAGAGATGATATAATATTTTATTTTAAAAGTCAAAAAGCTGATTATATAAATAATGTAGAAAATAAAGAAGCTATGAAAAAACAACTAATCGAGGCTATTAATAAGGACTTAACAAAAGGCAAGATTACAGATATTAGATTTAAAAGTATGATAATTCAGTAG